A stretch of the Manis pentadactyla isolate mManPen7 chromosome 16, mManPen7.hap1, whole genome shotgun sequence genome encodes the following:
- the CUTA gene encoding protein CutA isoform X2 — MPALLPVASRFLLLPRALLSMASGSPPSQPSSASESSYVPGSVSAAFVTCPNEKVAKEIARAVVEKRLAACVNLIPQITSIYEWKGKIEEDSEVLMMIKTQSSLVPALTDFVRSVHPYEVAEVIALPVEQGNSPYLHWVRQVTESVSDSSTVLP, encoded by the exons ATGCCAGCGCTGCTGCCTGTGGCATCCCGATTTCTGTTGTTACCCCGAGCCCTGCTGTCCATGGCTTCAGGAAGCCCCCCGTCCCAGCCCTCGTCGGCGTCGGAATCCAGCTATGTCCCCGGCTCGGTCTCAGCAGCCTTTGTTACCTGTCCCAACGAGAAGGTCGCCAAGGAGATCGCCAG GGCTGTAGTGGAGAAGCGCCTGGCAGCTTGCGTCAACCTCATCCCTCAGATTACATCCAT CTATGAGTGGAAAGGAAAGATTGAGGAGGACAGTGAGGTGTTGATG ATGATTAAAACTCAGAGTTCCTTGGTTCCAGCTTTGACAGATTTTGTTCG TTCTGTGCACCCTTATGAAGTGGCTGAGGTGATTGCATTGCCTGTGGAGCAGGGGAACTCCCCATACCTGCACTGGGTGCGCCAGGTTACAGAGTCAGTTTCTGACTCCAGCACAGTACTACCATGA
- the CUTA gene encoding protein CutA isoform X1, with translation MRLPLLLGGGVALLLSLLWMPALLPVASRFLLLPRALLSMASGSPPSQPSSASESSYVPGSVSAAFVTCPNEKVAKEIARAVVEKRLAACVNLIPQITSIYEWKGKIEEDSEVLMMIKTQSSLVPALTDFVRSVHPYEVAEVIALPVEQGNSPYLHWVRQVTESVSDSSTVLP, from the exons ATGAGGCTCCCGCTCCTGCTCGGCGGAGGG GTCGCTCTGCTACTGTCGCTTCTTTGGATGCCAGCGCTGCTGCCTGTGGCATCCCGATTTCTGTTGTTACCCCGAGCCCTGCTGTCCATGGCTTCAGGAAGCCCCCCGTCCCAGCCCTCGTCGGCGTCGGAATCCAGCTATGTCCCCGGCTCGGTCTCAGCAGCCTTTGTTACCTGTCCCAACGAGAAGGTCGCCAAGGAGATCGCCAG GGCTGTAGTGGAGAAGCGCCTGGCAGCTTGCGTCAACCTCATCCCTCAGATTACATCCAT CTATGAGTGGAAAGGAAAGATTGAGGAGGACAGTGAGGTGTTGATG ATGATTAAAACTCAGAGTTCCTTGGTTCCAGCTTTGACAGATTTTGTTCG TTCTGTGCACCCTTATGAAGTGGCTGAGGTGATTGCATTGCCTGTGGAGCAGGGGAACTCCCCATACCTGCACTGGGTGCGCCAGGTTACAGAGTCAGTTTCTGACTCCAGCACAGTACTACCATGA